The Alnus glutinosa chromosome 7, dhAlnGlut1.1, whole genome shotgun sequence genome includes a region encoding these proteins:
- the LOC133872697 gene encoding disease resistance protein RGA2-like, which yields MAEIAYGIIGKVIEKLGSVAYQEFGLVCGVKSNLKRLEFTMSIIREVLLDAEKKQASDPLLRLWLGQLNDVLHDAEDVFDEIEYQAIRKQVVATYGSTSTKVCHFFSSSMTLAFPFKLAHKIKRIRERLNAIAAEKDQFNLTKICEDAHIMHRSREIDLISFVHPSIVIGRDKDKENIINLLMHPDGSKNVNVISIVGLGGLGKTTLAKWVYNDERVVQTFQLRMWVCVSEDFSVARLVKEILKSACGTIDENWSADTLQARLREHLRDTKFLLVLDDVWNEDHNKWIELKGLLIDGFKGSKIIVTTRSNLVASVMSSDSTYNLEGLSQDDCLSLFVKCAFKEGEEKQHPSLLKIGKEIVGKCKGVPLAVRTLGSLLHSKVDEREWEFVRDNEIWKLKQKENEILPALRLSYDQLPIYLKRCFAFCSLFPKDHQFYLFDLIPFWMAHGLIRKTSINKKQELEDVGELYINELVSRSFFQDFEKPIIPSVFTYTFKMHDLIHDLAISVAQGECSVVDSGNEGIAETVRHLSFSAEDLGQEVPKCLDNLTKVRTVMFTTEAPLSLVEACISRFKSLRFLDLRDSSFEVLPSSIGTLKNLRYLNLTDNKRIKELPNSICKLHNLQTLILAGCEELERLPKDMRSMISLRFLAVTTKYTCLLEKGSLNSLRILAVDNCPRLEVLFQGMDGCLPNLRILFITQCPSLTSLSLNIKHLTALEILAIDDCPKLNLILGEDNQELKLILRNLTIGNLSELKVLPQWLQGSANTLQILAIGFCEQFTALPEWLPTFESLHTLVIFNCPEMSSLPEGTHRLTSLRKLVIRGCPELIRKCQGEDQHKIAHVPDVQLDEYVTGSSTEEDVEEWSTGENI from the exons ATGGCTGAAATTGCCTATGGCATCATAGGAAAGGTCATAGAGAAGCTAGGGTCCGTTGCTTACCAAGAGTTCGGCTTGGTATGTGGTGTCAAAAGCAATCTGAAAAGGCTCGAGTTCACCATGTCAATCATTAGAGAGGTGCTCCTAGATGCCGAAAAGAAGCAAGCAAGTGACCCCCTGCTGAGGCTCTGGCTAGGGCAGCTCAATGATGTCCTTCACGATGCCGaggatgtgtttgatgaaattgaGTACCAAGCTATAAGGAAGCAGGTGGTTGCCACATATGGGAGCACTTCTACAAAGGTATGTCATTTCTTTTCATCCTCTATGACGCTTGCATTCCCTTTCAAATTGGCTCATAAAATCAAGCGCATTAGAGAGAGGTTAAATGCAATCGCAGCTGAAAAGGATCAATTTAATCTCACCAAAATATGTGAAGATGCACATATCATGCACCGGTCGAGGGAAATAGATTTAATCTCATTTGTTCATCCATCAATTGTAATTGGTAGGGATAAGGACAAAGAAAATATCATAAATCTTTTGATGCACCCAGATGGTAGCAAAAATGTCAATGTAATTTCCATAGTGGGATTAGGAGGTTTAGGGAAGACCACACTTGCCAAGTGGGTGTACAATGATGAACGTGTAGTCCAGACTTTTCAATTGAGAATGTGGGTTTGTGTGTCTGAAGATTTTAGTGTTGCAAGATTGGTAAAAGAAATCCTTAAATCTGCATGCGGTACAATTGATGAAAATTGGAGTGCGGATACATTGCAAGCTAGATTGAGAGAACATTTAAGGGATACGAAATTTCTACTTGTCTTAGATGATGTTTGGAATGAAGATCATAATAAATGGATTGAATTGAAAGGTTTGTTAATTGATGGTTTCAAAGGAAGTAAAATTATAGTGACAACACGTAGTAACTTGGTTGCCTCTGTTATGAGCTCTGATTCCACATACAACTTAGAAGGTCTATCCCAAGATGATTGTTTGTCTTTATTTGTGAAATGTGCATTtaaggaaggagaagagaaacaacatcCAAGCCTCttaaaaattggaaaagaaattgTAGGAAAATGTAAAGGGGTTCCATTGGCAGTGAGGACTTTAGGCAGCCTGCTTCATTCAAAAGTTGATGAACGAGAGTGGGAATTTGTGAGAGATAACGAGATAtggaaattaaaacaaaaggagaaTGAAATCTTACCCGCATTGCGACTTAGTTACGATCAACTGCCAATTTACTTGAAGCGATGCTTTGCCTTTTGTTCTCTTTTCCCAAAAGACCATCAATtctatttgtttgatttgattccaTTTTGGATGGCACATGGACTAATTCGTAAAACGtctattaataaaaaacaagagttgGAAGATGTTGGGGAGTTGTATATAAATGAGTTGGTGTCGAGATCTTTCTTCCAAGACTTTGAGAAACCGATCATTCCTTCCGTTTTCACGTATACCTTTAAAATGCATGATCTGATCCATGATCTTGCAATCTCAGTTGCACAAGGAGAGTGTTCAGTAGTAGACTCGGGCAACGAAGGCATTGCTGAAACAGTTCGTCATTTGTCATTTTCAGCAGAAGACTTGGGTCAAGAAGTTCCAAAATGCTTAGACAATTTAACAAAGGTGCGTACTGTAATGTTCACAACCGAAGCACCACTGTCGTTAGTTGAAGCATGCATCTCGAGATTCAAGTCCCTGCGGTTTCTTGATTTACGTGATTCATCTTTTGAGGTGTTGCCAAGTTCTATTGGTACTCTGAAGAATTTGAGATATCTCAACCTAACTGATAATAAAAGAATCAAGGAACTTCCTAACTCCATCTGCAAGCTGCACAATTTGCAAACATTAATCCTTGCTGGATGTGAGGAACTTGAACGGTTGCCCAAAGATATGAGGAGCATGATCAGCCTTAGGTTTTTGGCTGTAACAACAAAGTATACGTGCTTGTTGGAGAAAGGTTCCTTGAATTCTCTTCGGATTTTGGCTGTGGATAATTGTCCAAGGCTAGAAGTTTTGTTTCAAGGAATGGACGGGTGCCTCCCCAACCTTCGGATATTGTTTATAACGCAGTGTCCAAGTTTGACCTCTTTGTCACTCAATATCAAGCACCTAACTGCCTTAGAGATCCTGGCAATTGATGATTGTCCAAAGCTTAATTTGATTCTAGGAGAAGACAATCAGGAACTCAAGCTGATCCTTCGAAATTTGACGATTGGTAATTTATCAGAGCTGAAGGTTTTGCCTCAATGGCTCCAAGGATCTGCTAATACTTTACAAATCCTAGCAATTGGATTTTGTGAGCAGTTCACGGCCTTGCCTGAGTGGTTGCCAACTTTCGAATCACTTCACACACTTGTGATTTTCAATTGCCCCGAGATGTCATCTCTGCCGGAAGGGACACACCGTCTCACTTCGTTAAGAAAATTGGTGATCAGAGGTTGTCCTGAATTGATTAGGAAATGCCAAGGGGAAGATCAGCACAAGATCGCACATGTACCAGATGTTCAACTTGATGAGTACGTAACAGGGAGTTCAACAGAAGAAGATGTTGAG GAATGGAGCACTGGTGAAAATATATGA